A portion of the Polaribacter cellanae genome contains these proteins:
- a CDS encoding metallophosphoesterase — protein sequence MKLYKYAFSIIIILLISACATIKMQVSPNYKYVPREDSSKVIHSFYLIGDAGNSDLYKRDSALSYLAQEIQSAKKNSTLIFLGDNVYEKGIPDENSKNYKLAKHRLKVQTDIGKNFPGKTLIIPGNHDWYSGLKGLKRQEKLVEEALGKNTFQPENGCPLEKIEVNDDINIIVVDTHWYVTNWDNHPGINDKCEIKTREKFFEEFEGMIKKSQGKTTLIALHHPMFTNGPHGGYYSFKSHMKPLPIYGSALNILRKASGVTNTDQQNDKYNHLRKRIISLAQQNEKIIFVSGHEHSIQYIVQDNIPQIVSGSGSKLTATKNVNGGVFSYGTQGFARLDVYEDGASTVHFYTAKERKIVFEANVFKKDSIIEYTDFPNAKLTEKEAEIYKDSETKRSKFYKFLWGKRYRKYFGQKIVAPTVNIDTLYGGLKPVRKGGGHQSKSLRLEDKDGREYVMRALRKNAVQYLQAVAFKDQYVEGQFDKTYTEDLLLDVFTGSHPYAPFTIDKLAEAIDVYHTKPILFYVPKQKGLKEFNAEFGDELYMIEARTADGHGDKKHFGFSDEIISTDDLRKNLAKDEKYVLDEASYIRARLFDMLIGDWDRHQDQWRWAKFEEGKKIVYRPVPRDRDQAFSIFSDGFLMNLLTGSIPALKGMRSYTEDIKNPQHFSMSAYPLDMRLIREADKKIWDKQVAIIQNQITDEVIESAFSKFPKEVRDESIDDIKRKLKGRRKNLQKISDKYFKHLNKFQVITGTNKDDWFEIERFPNGDTKVAVYRIKDGEKADIVHQRTYKQKVTKEIWIYGLDDDDVFVLNGKNGNKTIKLKIIGGLNNDTYEINNKKNVKVYDQKSKKNTFKTANIHKKITDDYKTNTYNYKKLKSKSNLISPAIGYNPDDGIKVGLKNMLLVNSFERNPFTRKHIIEGYYYFATNGYELKYNGEYANILDRLNLGFNAEFNSPNYAQNFFGYGNNSYNPEADDLENRDFNRVKIRKIQAGSFLKYRGDLGAEIKLAANFQNFDVARTTGRFLETQYKASNRIFKAQNFLNTEASYYYQHSDNPAFPTLGVEFNALVGHTRSLNSKRNFSYATTSLGVTHKLIPNGKLVLASKIDGHFTFGNDFEFYQAATIGGNEGLRGYRNERFTGKNAFYHTTDIRYNISNLRTAILPINIGIYAGFDYGKVWGSPNNVVFAPLKSSTPNTSYGGGFFLNAANILTTSVGAFNSSDGLRITFSLGFDF from the coding sequence ATGAAACTATACAAATATGCTTTTTCTATAATTATAATTCTGCTTATTTCTGCTTGTGCTACCATAAAAATGCAAGTTTCACCAAATTATAAATATGTTCCAAGAGAAGATTCTTCGAAAGTAATTCACTCTTTTTATTTAATTGGAGATGCTGGTAATTCCGATTTATACAAAAGAGATTCTGCCCTTTCTTATCTAGCACAAGAAATACAATCCGCTAAAAAGAATTCTACCCTTATTTTTTTAGGAGATAATGTGTATGAAAAAGGAATTCCTGATGAAAATTCAAAAAATTACAAACTTGCCAAACATCGTTTAAAAGTTCAAACAGATATTGGCAAAAATTTTCCAGGAAAAACATTAATTATTCCTGGAAACCACGATTGGTATAGTGGTTTAAAAGGATTAAAAAGACAGGAAAAATTAGTTGAAGAAGCTTTAGGAAAAAATACTTTTCAGCCAGAAAATGGTTGTCCTTTAGAGAAAATAGAGGTAAATGACGATATTAATATTATTGTTGTAGACACACATTGGTATGTTACAAACTGGGACAATCATCCAGGAATAAATGACAAATGTGAAATTAAAACAAGAGAAAAATTCTTCGAGGAATTTGAGGGAATGATTAAAAAATCTCAAGGTAAAACAACTCTTATTGCCTTACATCACCCCATGTTTACGAATGGTCCTCATGGTGGTTATTATTCTTTTAAAAGCCACATGAAACCATTACCTATCTATGGTTCTGCTTTAAATATTTTAAGAAAAGCATCTGGAGTAACCAATACAGATCAACAAAACGATAAATACAATCATCTAAGAAAACGTATTATTAGCTTGGCACAACAAAACGAAAAAATAATTTTCGTTTCTGGTCACGAACACAGCATTCAATATATTGTGCAGGATAATATTCCACAAATTGTAAGTGGTTCTGGGTCTAAATTAACGGCTACAAAAAATGTAAATGGTGGTGTTTTTTCTTACGGAACACAGGGTTTTGCAAGGTTAGATGTATATGAAGATGGAGCTTCTACAGTGCATTTTTATACCGCAAAAGAACGTAAAATAGTTTTTGAAGCCAACGTTTTTAAAAAAGATAGTATTATAGAATACACCGATTTTCCAAATGCAAAACTCACAGAAAAAGAAGCAGAAATTTATAAAGATTCCGAAACTAAAAGAAGTAAATTTTATAAATTTCTCTGGGGAAAAAGATATCGTAAATATTTTGGACAAAAAATAGTCGCTCCAACTGTAAATATAGACACTTTATATGGTGGCTTAAAACCTGTTAGAAAAGGTGGAGGACATCAATCTAAATCATTACGTCTAGAAGATAAAGATGGTAGAGAATATGTAATGCGAGCTTTGCGCAAAAATGCAGTACAATATTTGCAAGCGGTTGCTTTTAAAGACCAATATGTAGAAGGTCAGTTCGACAAAACTTATACAGAGGACTTGTTGTTAGATGTTTTTACAGGCTCACACCCTTATGCGCCTTTTACGATTGATAAATTAGCGGAAGCCATTGACGTTTATCATACGAAACCAATTTTATTTTATGTTCCAAAACAAAAAGGTTTAAAAGAATTTAATGCAGAATTTGGTGATGAATTATATATGATTGAAGCAAGAACTGCAGATGGTCATGGAGATAAAAAACACTTTGGTTTTTCTGATGAAATTATAAGTACAGACGATTTAAGAAAGAATTTAGCCAAAGACGAAAAGTATGTTTTAGATGAAGCTTCCTACATTAGAGCTCGTTTATTTGATATGTTAATTGGAGATTGGGACAGGCACCAAGACCAGTGGAGATGGGCAAAATTCGAAGAAGGAAAAAAGATAGTTTACAGACCCGTTCCAAGAGATAGGGATCAAGCTTTTTCTATTTTTAGCGATGGTTTTCTAATGAACCTTTTAACAGGTTCTATTCCTGCTTTAAAAGGAATGCGTTCTTATACAGAAGACATTAAAAATCCACAGCATTTTAGCATGTCTGCATATCCATTAGACATGAGATTGATTAGAGAAGCTGATAAAAAGATTTGGGACAAACAAGTTGCTATTATTCAGAATCAAATAACAGATGAAGTGATAGAAAGTGCTTTTTCTAAATTCCCAAAAGAAGTTAGAGATGAAAGCATTGACGATATCAAACGAAAATTGAAAGGAAGGAGAAAAAATCTTCAAAAAATTTCTGATAAATATTTTAAACACTTAAATAAATTTCAGGTAATTACAGGAACCAACAAAGACGATTGGTTCGAAATTGAGCGCTTTCCAAATGGCGATACAAAAGTTGCTGTTTATAGAATTAAAGATGGAGAAAAAGCAGATATTGTGCACCAAAGAACGTACAAACAAAAGGTTACCAAAGAAATTTGGATATATGGTTTGGATGATGATGATGTTTTTGTTCTCAATGGAAAAAATGGAAACAAAACCATAAAGCTGAAAATTATTGGTGGTTTAAACAACGATACTTACGAAATTAACAATAAAAAAAACGTAAAAGTGTACGACCAAAAATCGAAAAAAAATACGTTTAAAACAGCAAATATTCATAAAAAAATTACAGACGATTATAAAACAAATACCTACAATTACAAAAAATTAAAAAGTAAGAGCAATTTAATTTCTCCAGCAATTGGTTATAACCCAGATGATGGAATTAAAGTTGGTTTAAAAAACATGCTTTTAGTAAATAGTTTCGAAAGGAATCCATTTACAAGAAAACACATTATTGAAGGTTATTATTATTTCGCAACAAATGGTTACGAATTAAAATACAATGGAGAATATGCGAATATTTTAGATCGTTTGAACTTGGGCTTTAATGCGGAATTTAACAGTCCTAATTATGCACAAAATTTCTTTGGATATGGAAATAATTCTTACAATCCAGAAGCCGACGATTTAGAAAACAGAGATTTTAATCGAGTTAAAATTAGAAAAATTCAAGCAGGATCTTTTTTAAAATATCGAGGAGATTTAGGTGCTGAAATTAAGTTAGCTGCAAATTTTCAAAATTTTGACGTAGCAAGAACTACTGGTCGTTTTTTGGAAACACAGTACAAAGCTTCTAACAGAATTTTTAAGGCACAGAATTTTTTGAATACAGAAGCAAGTTATTATTACCAACATTCCGACAATCCTGCTTTTCCAACATTAGGTGTAGAATTTAATGCATTGGTTGGGCATACAAGAAGTTTAAATAGCAAACGTAATTTTTCTTATGCTACAACATCTTTAGGAGTTACGCACAAATTAATTCCGAATGGAAAATTAGTATTGGCTTCTAAAATAGATGGACATTTTACTTTTGGAAATGATTTTGAATTTTACCAAGCAGCAACGATTGGTGGAAATGAAGGTTTACGTGGTTATAGAAACGAACGTTTTACTGGGAAGAACGCATTTTACCATACTACAGATATTCGTTATAATATTAGTAATTTAAGAACGGCAATTTTGCCAATTAATATTGGTATTTATGCTGGTTTCGATTATGGAAAAGTTTGGGGTTCTCCAAATAACGTCGTATTTGCTCCATTAAAGTCTTCAACTCCAAATACTTCCTATGGAGGTGGCTTTTTCTTAAATGCGGCAAATATACTAACCACAAGTGTTGGTGCATTTAATAGTAGTGATGGTTTAAGAATAACATTTAGTTTAGGTTTCGATTTTTAG
- a CDS encoding DUF423 domain-containing protein: MSQQGLLFGAFFGCLAIILGAFGAHLLKKKLTTEQLQSFETGVKYQMYHAIVLLILGFQLNSEIPFDSYIINAFIIGVFLFSFSIYGLVISSANNKKLKFLGPITPLGGLFLVAGWVLLFYKFVVLFN; the protein is encoded by the coding sequence ATGAGTCAGCAAGGATTACTTTTTGGAGCGTTCTTTGGATGCTTAGCAATTATTTTAGGTGCTTTTGGGGCACATTTGTTAAAGAAAAAATTAACAACAGAGCAGTTACAAAGTTTTGAAACTGGCGTGAAATACCAAATGTATCACGCAATTGTATTATTGATTTTGGGTTTTCAACTAAACTCCGAAATTCCATTTGACAGTTACATTATAAATGCTTTTATAATTGGTGTTTTCTTGTTTTCGTTTTCTATTTATGGCTTGGTAATTTCTTCTGCAAATAATAAGAAATTGAAATTTTTGGGTCCAATAACCCCTTTAGGAGGTTTGTTTTTAGTAGCTGGTTGGGTGTTGTTGTTTTATAAGTTTGTGGTACTTTTTAACTAA
- a CDS encoding TPM domain-containing protein — MSLSKQYSVGSFQSLVCGKKFLFLVALLFSFNLFSQGYTIPEKPSFIPALIDSIGLLDDFQFKKLSKKLEVYSDSTSTEVFVAIISTTKGEDIAYLATNWGHKWEIGKKGKDNGVFVLVAKDDRKVTIQSGYGTEHLLTDFMSRRIIEREITPAFKQGNFYGGLDKGTDAIFKVLSGEYKGEKKQGSNGFDPGIIFFILIIIIFIILISRGNKNNGSGGKRFRRGSLADTIFDTIILSNAGRGGGSFGGGFGGSSGGGFGGSSGGGFGGFGGGGGFGGGGASGGW; from the coding sequence ATGAGTTTGAGTAAGCAGTATTCAGTAGGCAGTTTTCAGTCATTAGTTTGTGGTAAAAAGTTCCTTTTTCTAGTCGCTCTTTTATTTTCATTCAATCTTTTTTCTCAAGGATATACAATTCCAGAAAAACCAAGTTTTATTCCTGCACTTATAGATAGTATTGGTCTTTTAGATGATTTTCAGTTTAAAAAATTATCTAAAAAATTAGAAGTTTATAGCGATTCTACTTCCACAGAAGTTTTTGTAGCGATAATAAGTACTACAAAAGGAGAAGATATCGCTTATTTAGCCACAAATTGGGGGCATAAATGGGAAATTGGAAAAAAAGGAAAAGACAATGGAGTTTTTGTTTTAGTAGCAAAAGACGATAGAAAAGTAACTATACAATCTGGTTATGGAACAGAGCATCTTCTTACCGATTTTATGTCTCGCAGAATTATTGAAAGAGAAATTACTCCTGCTTTTAAACAAGGTAATTTTTACGGAGGTTTAGATAAAGGAACAGATGCCATTTTTAAGGTTCTTAGTGGAGAATATAAAGGAGAAAAAAAGCAAGGTTCAAATGGTTTTGATCCTGGAATTATATTTTTTATCTTAATAATTATCATCTTTATTATTTTAATTTCTAGAGGAAACAAAAACAATGGAAGTGGAGGCAAACGATTTCGAAGAGGATCGTTAGCAGACACAATTTTCGACACGATTATTTTAAGCAACGCTGGTAGAGGTGGAGGAAGTTTTGGTGGCGGTTTTGGAGGTTCTTCTGGAGGTGGTTTTGGAGGTTCATCTGGAGGAGGATTTGGTGGCTTTGGTGGAGGTGGCGGCTTTGGTGGAGGTGGAGCTTCTGGTGGTTGGTAA
- a CDS encoding TPM domain-containing protein, whose translation MSKVEEFLSPAEEKEIISAIRIAEKNTSGEIRVHIEDSSNKDHYKRALEVFHLLKMNNTKDANAVLIYVAVNDKKFVIYGDKGINEVVPKDFWNTTKDVIQNNFKKGNFKQGIVDGILKAGEELQDHFPWHIDDKDELSNEISKG comes from the coding sequence ATGTCTAAAGTAGAAGAATTTCTTAGTCCAGCAGAAGAAAAAGAAATTATTTCTGCGATTAGAATAGCAGAGAAAAATACTTCTGGCGAAATACGTGTACATATAGAAGATTCTTCCAATAAAGACCATTATAAGCGTGCGTTAGAAGTATTTCATCTGTTAAAAATGAACAATACAAAAGACGCAAATGCGGTCTTAATTTATGTGGCTGTAAATGATAAAAAGTTTGTTATTTATGGTGATAAAGGAATTAATGAAGTGGTTCCCAAAGACTTTTGGAATACCACCAAAGATGTAATTCAAAACAACTTTAAAAAAGGAAATTTCAAACAAGGTATTGTTGATGGGATTTTAAAAGCCGGTGAAGAATTACAAGACCATTTTCCTTGGCATATAGACGATAAAGACGAACTTTCTAATGAAATTTCTAAAGGATGA
- a CDS encoding LemA family protein, giving the protein MKKWLIPVIVIVVIVFGVYSWAKGFNNEAVVLQEDAKTTWSNVESSYQRRNDLIGNLVKTVQGAADFEKETLTQVIEARAKATSTTINAGDLSPEKMAQFQQAQSGLSGALSKLLLVVERYPDLKANANFLELQSQLEGTENRINVARDRFNAGVNKYNKHIKIFPNSVLAGIFNFDEMARYKADAGSENAPDVNFDFKKK; this is encoded by the coding sequence ATGAAAAAATGGTTAATCCCAGTAATAGTAATTGTTGTAATTGTATTTGGAGTATACAGCTGGGCAAAAGGTTTTAATAACGAAGCAGTAGTTTTGCAAGAAGACGCAAAAACAACTTGGTCTAACGTAGAAAGTTCTTACCAACGTAGAAACGATTTAATTGGAAACTTAGTAAAAACAGTACAAGGAGCTGCAGATTTCGAAAAAGAAACCTTAACGCAAGTTATAGAAGCAAGAGCTAAAGCAACATCGACTACAATAAATGCTGGAGATTTATCACCAGAAAAAATGGCGCAATTTCAACAAGCACAATCTGGTTTAAGTGGTGCTTTATCTAAATTATTGTTAGTAGTGGAGCGTTATCCTGATTTAAAGGCGAATGCCAATTTTTTAGAATTACAGAGCCAATTAGAAGGAACAGAAAACAGAATTAATGTTGCAAGAGACCGTTTTAATGCAGGTGTAAATAAGTACAATAAGCATATAAAAATATTTCCTAACTCAGTTTTAGCAGGTATTTTTAATTTTGATGAAATGGCTCGTTACAAGGCAGATGCTGGTTCAGAAAATGCACCAGATGTAAATTTTGATTTTAAAAAGAAATAA
- a CDS encoding MerR family transcriptional regulator, whose translation MHVDLPEKRYYKIGEVAKAFNVNASLIRFWEKEFAIIKPKKNAKGNRLFTQDDIANFKLIFNLVKERGFTLEGAKQKLKKNPESTFNKHEIITRLESVKAELNKIKNQL comes from the coding sequence ATGCACGTAGATTTACCAGAAAAAAGATACTACAAAATTGGCGAAGTTGCGAAAGCTTTTAACGTAAATGCGTCTTTAATTCGCTTTTGGGAAAAGGAGTTTGCGATTATAAAACCCAAGAAAAACGCCAAAGGAAACCGTCTTTTTACACAAGATGATATTGCAAACTTTAAGCTAATTTTTAATTTAGTAAAAGAAAGAGGCTTTACCTTAGAAGGCGCAAAACAAAAGCTGAAGAAAAACCCAGAATCTACCTTTAATAAGCACGAAATAATTACAAGATTAGAATCTGTAAAAGCAGAATTGAATAAAATAAAAAATCAGTTGTAA
- a CDS encoding M23 family metallopeptidase, translating to MAKVKYYYDADTLSYRKIAVKKSAYLKKTVFGIFAVFLIAFIGFILFSQFIMSPNERALKRENEHLKLNYELLSKRIEENAEILAQIQERDDNIYRTYFEANPIPEEQRKAGFGGVNRYKHLDGYDNSKMITKITKDVDVLSKQMVVQSKSLDEIVALAKEKEEMLASIPAIQPVKNEDLKRMASGYGMRIHPILKYRKMHKGMDFTAPVGTPIYATGNGTVIRAQRSSSFGNVVYIDHGYGYKTIYAHMSKIKTRKGKKVKRGDLIGYVGNTGLSAAAHLHYEVHKNDRPVNPIYFYYGDLSPEEFKAMQKAADIEGQSYD from the coding sequence ATGGCAAAAGTAAAATATTATTACGATGCAGATACGCTTTCTTACAGAAAAATTGCTGTAAAGAAAAGTGCTTATCTAAAAAAAACTGTATTTGGTATTTTTGCTGTTTTTTTAATTGCTTTTATTGGTTTTATTCTCTTTAGTCAGTTTATAATGTCTCCAAACGAAAGAGCACTAAAACGAGAAAACGAGCACTTAAAACTGAATTACGAGCTTTTATCAAAAAGAATTGAAGAAAATGCAGAAATTTTAGCACAGATTCAAGAACGAGACGATAATATCTATAGAACGTATTTCGAAGCAAATCCAATTCCTGAAGAACAAAGGAAAGCTGGTTTTGGTGGTGTAAATAGGTATAAGCATTTAGATGGTTACGATAATTCTAAAATGATTACAAAAATTACGAAAGATGTAGATGTTTTGTCGAAACAAATGGTGGTTCAATCGAAATCTTTAGATGAAATTGTTGCATTGGCCAAAGAAAAGGAAGAAATGTTGGCTTCGATTCCAGCAATTCAACCTGTAAAAAACGAAGATTTAAAAAGAATGGCTTCTGGTTATGGAATGCGAATACATCCTATTTTAAAATATCGTAAAATGCATAAAGGAATGGATTTTACAGCGCCAGTTGGTACTCCAATTTATGCGACAGGTAATGGAACAGTAATTCGTGCGCAAAGAAGTAGTTCTTTTGGTAATGTGGTTTATATCGACCATGGTTATGGTTACAAAACGATTTATGCACACATGAGCAAGATAAAAACTAGAAAAGGAAAAAAAGTAAAACGTGGCGATTTAATTGGGTATGTTGGAAATACAGGCTTATCTGCAGCAGCACATTTACATTACGAAGTACATAAAAACGATCGACCAGTAAATCCTATTTATTTTTATTATGGCGATTTATCTCCAGAAGAATTCAAAGCGATGCAAAAAGCAGCAGATATAGAAGGGCAGTCTTATGATTAA